The Nicotiana tomentosiformis chromosome 2, ASM39032v3, whole genome shotgun sequence genome includes the window gacctcataactatttacccgacctaacgagtcacatttaatgccacctgggaactcacctcgtaggctaaaactcaataattacagcacaattatggcacagaaacacataaaagaattatcacataagcctatcaggcataactccatattagtactatagtacaaattaaacttcacaaagggagaatttaaacttcATAGAGTGGACATTAATTCCAGCGTAGACGGTGTACTAAACCTTAGTTCATGGTATCGGCAGAGAAACCCAACTGCAATTTTGGAGAATGCTGTTATCTGTGCTATAGTGGAAAATATCCAGCATGGTGGCCATACATCCCTCAGTAGAGCCAAAGAGTATGTAAAGCTTGAAAGAGGGCAACTACTCAAAATTCCTCGATATCTAGTGATGAGGGGTAAAAAGCATTTTCACCATCTAGACGAGTATGGAGTTGACTTGATACTTGGCTGCAATGGATTTATTTGGATTGGGGAGCATGAGGTAGAGGATCAAGTGAATGAGTCTTATCCACAGAACACTCATTCAGGAAGCTTACTGAATTCTGGTAAAAAAAAAACTTCTACACCACTGGAAAAAAGACAATATATATGCAGGATAGCAAATGCCATTAGGGTATTCTCTGCTTTTGGCTTCATGGTTTCTGTAGAGGATGTAAAGGAGACAGTTGACTTGAGATTGTCTTTGGGATACGGTGTATATGAGATGCTTGGAGCAGAATTCCATTATAAAGTTGCTGATAAGAAGCTGTTACGAAAGAACTTCTTGAAAAAGAGGAGGATAGTTTAGTTACAAGTCATCATTACATTTGCCTTTCTTGATTGAACTGTATTGCTACTCTTTTTGTTTGTCAGTTTCTAATGTTTCCTCATCCCAGTAAACAATAGCTAAGGGAAGTTGAATATGGCAGCCGTGTGGCATGAACTAATCTTCAGAACGATTCTGTTTGGAGATTCTATAATGTCGGAGCacttttattttgaaaaaaaaaaaaacccataaatatttcaccacaaggacctcatccttatataacttccactgcggcttgtagtccggtttaaatatttcacatcatagcgaggatctcgtcctcagctccgaatcacaaatattttgcacattgtgccaactgaaaagttcaatttcctttctttcttcttttcaatatatttcgtaaatagttttcacaacgcataatgaaccctcatttctgtagggtatataattcataaaattagaatcaattattccgaaatcacatcaaaactcacTGTAGGGAGTAATAAAAGTCACTTTTAGACTCATACCCAACTATAATGTGCAAAACAAAATTGATACATGCGGGCTaacaccataaaatctcccagcggggataaacacataagtggttcacaaaattatgaagctcacccataagtggagcataataggaggactcgcctcgatatccagaaccgaatcaaattaaggagaattatccttttctaacaaatcaggatcgtacctgtaacgacaccatttgGTATAGCGGCCTCAaccaattcatagcaattatatcaacgggccaggtctccccctcttgggcgccctctactcgctcGAATGCCCCGCTGTGATACATTTGTcaggagtctgggacaatctctcaccctgtggctggtatctccacacttgaagcaacctctctgctgatgtggttgtggaaactgtgcggtacgggtaatCTGAGACCCATGGATACTTGGGACACCGTGCGAAGCCTGAACTGCAAACTGAACTGggtgacccacaaaacctctaccatgctgtaccctgcctccaaaatatggACCAGTATATCTCTTCGGTCTATGAGGCCTCCTAGACTtcctgtcctctctctcttgaCCCCGTCTgccctctctctcatggccccgcctatgctctctctcctggtcccatATGCCCTCACATCGGCGGGCGATCcccaccacctgctgaaatggaacatctgactccaactcccgagccatgctgaaccagaTATCACATCttagcccctcaatgaatctacggacccgctctctaactgtagcgaccaaagcaggtgcatgtctggccaaatcacagaatctaacagcatactctaacactgacatAGTTCCCTGGCGCACCTACTCAAACTTTGCGTGCCATGCGTCACGAAGGgactgaggaacaaactctctcaggaacatctccgAAAACTGAgcccatgaaagtgaagctgcatcggccgggctacccaactcatacgcctgCCACCactgacaaataaaggatttaataagtgccaataattttcaatttaatacataagggcgtctaaggatttttaatcaatgaaatttgcacatatataccaagtacgtactcatcacctcgcgtacatggttttcaatttaCAAATTGCACACAAGACTCAATGCGTAAGGaaaaattctcccactcgaggttaggcaagatacttacctctaacCGTGAAATTATTTACTCTGTTGTGCCCTAGCAATGAGAATTGGCATCCGAAATCcttgtatctagtcacaattaatttgatacagtcaacaaaatttatataatcaattccataagaaaatactaaaaaTCGTCTGCGGGGCCCACGTCTctaaatccggcaaaagttacgaaatacgaatacccattcactcacgagtctaaccatactaaaatcactaaattctgataccatttcgtccctcaaatcgtgatttttcattttgaaaattttcttcaaaaaccactcttttcctcaactcaaaacacaaattaaatgataaatatgaagataaaatcatggaatatattaaatactaggtgaagaacacttacccaatcgaattgcttgaaaaacccaccaagaatcactcaaaaccgagctctacaagtcaaaatatggtgaaaatggcctaaccctcgatttggaaaacttatattctgcccagatgactatgcatcgcgatcgcggagattgggtcgcgatcgcgaagaagagaaTTGAGGCTGCCAAGAAAGACCCTTCGCGATTGCGAGTgaagggacgcgaacgcgatgaacaatgggcaggagcttacgcgaacgcgaagaagaaatagccAACAACCCCCAGCTCCTAATTTCTACTACGCAGACGCGAGGGAACatatgcgaacgcgaagtagaccttcgcgatcgcgtgaggtactatgcgaacacgatgaagaaaaATGGGGCAGATCAACAGAACACTACGCGATTGTGACTGgaactacgcgatcgcgaaagagagcaccagacaccagaaaccagcaatccaAATATAGAAGAAATTGGCCCgaggcccatccgaaacacacccgaggtgtcacgacccaattttccctccgtttgggtatcttgatggcacctagttttatGGACTAGGTAAggctaacaataattaaaacaacaacattatttaaatagaatcttttacaattcccaaaatcagtagtacaagtcataaactctacagaGTTTGTTTTTGCTAGAAagcctctaaatacaactatccagaaataggaataaacagtgtaaaatgaaaacttgaaggtgactctgaagcttgCGAATGCAGCGGCAGGTTTATCTTGAGTCTctgcagcaacagtccacacagctagctaataaACAAATACTTGGATCTgaacaaaaatgtgtagaagagtagcatgagcacaccacaatggtgcccagtaagtatcaagactaacctaggtgaagtagtgacgaggaacagtcaagacacccactggtctaataaactaaacaggtGCAAGTATATGAGcagcagaagtatgatgtctatataaagactatgcaatatggctcacagtacagtaaTGTCAATGAGGAAGGAAATAACAAGTGTCagcgaaatatcatgaaaatgacacagaaaaatgaatgaaacacaacctaaatccggaatcacaaatacaacaaggatAAGTAATAattcagcaactacaaccgcttttacatcaggttttagtcaacaactccacgaggtaccgaacctcggacaattcacaactcacgggtctcaatacctgaaccctaacacttggcatcctgtgccctcataacacatcataaccgcactgacgactcacgtgccaatagagccattctcatatagaaggcaagtaaacaagggtgagcatctatgctcaacaatatcaagaacacctcttatccgataaaagtgcttaactacgtatatgcttgtgcaagtgtcctaccatagtccatatcagcaaataagcataaggaaaaagaacggacaacacgtagaatattttctcacaactttcacaagataaagctcacacaggtacgtataccacttcacaaatatcaacaacaagaatgcccccagcccacaaatcatcacaaatcaatccctgacacaacccaccttgtctcgccacgtgtgcaatagaaacataaatgcccgccttgtctcaccccacgtgcataataatgttctcaacttgtctcgccacatgcgtaacacacacacacacacacacacacacacacacatatatatatatatatatatatatatatatatatatatatatatatatatatatatatacatatcccgccttgtcacaccgcatgtgcaaatatcaatagttgCAATAGCagggcagaaacctcatgcaaccccataataacaaccgcatggcagaaacctcatgcatcacaataataacaaccacaCGGCATAAACCtagtgcatcacaataacaacaaccgtagggcagaaacctcgtgcatcaccacaacaagtacaacaacaacaatgacaataatacaaagtacgacaagtaaatcaactcaagaactttaattcacaaacaagcggtagaaccaattcacaaggaataaccacagtaaaggatGTCAGGCATAAAGAGAATAGCTCAACAAAGCAAAgctaatatgtagcaacgatcccacaatatacatttcaacaacatggaatctaacacgagtcaaataatttccaaataaaacaagtcgactaagatataggatatctaaaacttcttttaaggttgaggaatttcGAAGGATAtttaacaattcaattaaggataagtagcgaaaagataataataacctcaattaagactgaacaaattataggatcaaataataataattccaaataaagataagcagtatgaaaagatagcatgacaatagattgggtaaaatcttcagttaagtcaaataagagtcaaataggcaataagagtgaaatcctaaaagcaattaattctaattaaagcatgtagaggtgaaaatagtaaataggaacttaatcatatcaagaacacttcatactcggtgaatataaggacctaagaaccctaaaagaccaactttccacaaataagtccgagcacgtactcgtcacctcgcgtacatggactacaatcaacatagaagactcaaatcctaaggggaaatcccccacacaaggttaggcaagatacttacctcgaaccaagctcaattaatcgatcacaatgcctttcccacgaacatctgactccgaatggcctaaatctagccaaaataatttcatatcataaatacaactatattaggctaataaaattaatgaaatcaagattttagtaaaaattccgaaatccatcctaaaaagtcgacccgggcccacgtctcggaatcaggtaaaaattacaaaatacgaacactcattcactcataagtccaaccatataagaattacttgAAATcgttgttgaagaagttcttccaatgtTTCCCAATTTTaacccccaaaatccgaaattaaatggagaaaacaactatagattaatggaatacaacaaAAAACAAGTTAGGAATAATTACCCCAAagttcctctgaaaatccctcgaaaatgctctcaaaaatcgccctaaaccaagtttgcaaagtccaaaatgacaaaaatcatgaagcccttcggttttgaacactgcccaggcatttccgcaccagCGGGgcatgggctcgcacctgcgcgtgcgcgcctgcgaaaatcccttccgcttctgcagaccttGCGCATTTGCGATGTCCATTGTGCTTCTGTGTGGTGGCGCCTGCGAGCCAAGTTCCACAGGTGTGATTGCACTAGAAGGCAGAAACttcagatttcttctaagtccgaatttgatccgttaaccatccgaaactcacccgaggcccccgggacctcgaccaacaTACCAACCAAATCCTacaacaccatacgaacttagtcgagccctcaaaccacatcttacaatgctaaaatcatgaatcaccctctaattcaaacttaatgaacttgaaactccaaatttccacaaccgatgccgaaacgtatcaaaccacgtccgattgaccccaaattttgcacacaaggcaTATTCAACAttttggacctactccaacttccggaattggattcctactccgatataaaaaattctactaccggtccaaaacttcaAAAggtcaacttttgccaattcaagcctaaataagctacgaacatccaaaacacaatccggacacgctcctaaatccaaaatcacccaacggagctaacataaccgacaaaactctattccaaagtcgtcttcatacagttccgactacgatcaaaatcctaagacttaagctttcattttaggaactaagtgtcccaaatcattcCGAATCATctagtaactgaattcaaccacgcacgcaagtcaatacagaTAATACGAaactgctcagggccttatgccaccgaacaagacttaaattctcaaaacgaccgaccgggtcgttacatccttcccctcttaaacaaatgttcgtgctcgaacgtgctaagaatcgcctcgaagtcttcgaatcactgaaagtacatatcccacatacacccgcgggggaccccacgtcaccccaatccacataagcctaatGACAtcatcccaactgtaatttatcctttctattaACACCGATAaaccttagagtcaaaattctcaccttccatttatcttcaaaagacctgattctaaatccataaccggtatcagtctcaaccagctgtaacaactcatgcttacaaccacaaggtacgaccacacaacaagacacaccacacataggcccataataacatttctgatcacaatagttgcccgtaatcaaaaccagcaccgacaattagcctcatatccgttagaaccctgttcaAACCTCCACAATACTGACatcgatgcaagaaacatgaagacctcttaactatacacccgaatcaacaagtcacaactaacaccaccgggcacacaccccacaAGCTAAAACTTGAGAAGCACAGAATGAAAATGATTGAATaagtaaagagaaacacataagggaaatatcaaacaagcccgacagacacaactctctaacagtatcatactacgaatcaattcaaaaggaaaaatcaaagtacatgaacaaatcataaggatctcatcctggtataaccttccaccgcggcacgtaACCTGACTCaagcatatcaaatcacatggaatcgcgagggtctcaccctcaactctgaatcacaagtcgaatacacatcataccaatggaaatctttcactaattcaattcttccaataaaatcacaacacttactaaactctcaccccggtagagtatcaaatcacaaatcgtaaccaatttactcaggaatcacatcaaacctgccataatggacaacatgaattcacttctagtctcgtaactttcaataatgaatagaaacaaatgatagacacgggctaccactcatagagtctcccaacatgggtaaacacctaaacataatactaagtcatgaattCACCCATAGGtaggacaacaaataggggaactcgccccgataagcagaaccgaatcaaaatacgaatggtgcccctctgtaacaaataaAAAGCATATATGTATGACATCATATGGCGCAGCGGCCTCCAGCCTACTATATAAGACACATCAACGGgatgggccttcccctcttgggcgtcctctactcgcctgaataccccACTGTGAcaaagtctaggacaatctctcaccctgtggctggtatctccacgcTCGAAgtaacctctctgctgacgtggctgtgggaactatgcgatacgggtactctgagacccatgggcacctgaaacactgtgcgaagcctgaagagcAAACTGAACTAGCTGATCCACAAAACCTCTACTATGTCGTACCATGCCtctaaaataaggaccagtagatctctccggtctatgaggcctcctcacctccctgtcctctctctccggatctcgcatgtactctctctcatggcctcaTCTGTCTTCTCTATCCTGGTCCCACATGCCATCTACTCGgcaagcgatccctaccacctactGAAACAAAACATctaactctaactcccgagccatgttgaaccgaatatcatgcctgagtccctcagTGAATCTACGAAcatgctctctaactgtggcgaccaaagcaggtgcatgcctggtcaaatcactgaatctcacggcatactctgacactgacatagtgccctggcgcaactgcttaaactttgcgtgccatgcatctcgaagggattaaggtacaaactctctcaggaatatctctaaaaactgaatccatgtaagtgaagctaactcggctgagctacccaactcatatgcccgccaccactgataagcctcTTCCCTGAGCTAGAACGTAGTAAACGCAACCCCGCTCGCCTCctcaatacccatagtacggagaatgctgtgacactcctccagaaaaccttgtgcactctctgaagccaaaccactgaatataggagggtcatatttcttgaaccttacaAGTCTAAGAAGTTGAGTTCTATCTTTCCCTAGTTCATGCAAGGCTAACCTTCGGGTTTTTGCTTTCTGGAAAAACCTCTTACCAGATGGTTGTTCGCTACAGCCTTTAAGTCTCGCCTAGCCTCTCCCGCCGTTCTCCAGGAAACTAGCGGCTCGCAGCTGTTCAGCCGCTTCTCTAGGAGATAGGAGATGTGCCGCTGACTGGGTTCAGGACACAACCATCGTCCGAACCGTCTGCTACCAAGTCCATGGGTTGGAACCCATAACAAACTGAAAAAGCACTTCTGCCGGTCGACGAATGCGTGCggaggctcctcaactgctgctctggtaggtgctctggcgGCTCCTCAAATGCTGatctggtaggtgctctagctgtggcACTTACTCCTcgttggcctctacctctgcctctagcgatacctgctccgagagcagcgtcgtcgataactgtagctcgtgtcctcaccatctgtgagaaaatggaatgataaaagttcaaactccgagatcaataagctcgcacgataggaataaaagaagtgagattgtcctaatagtttcgtagcctctcgaagataagtacaaacatctccgtaccgatctgcaagactctactaaactcgctcatgactcgtagaaccaatgagtctagagctctgatactaacttgtcacgacccaattttctctccatttgggaatcgtgatgacacctagtcttaggtcctatgtaagcctaacaataattgaaacaacaacattatttaaatagaatctcttacaattcccaaaaccggtagtacaagtcataagctctacaaagtttttgtttttttttgctaGAAAgactctaaatacaactgtccagaaataggaataaacagtgcaaagcgaaaagttgaaggtgactccgaagcttgCGAATGCagcgacaggtttaccttgagtctccgcagcaacagtccacacagctagctaacgaacaaaaacctggatctgcacaaaaatgtgcagaagagtagcatgagcataccacagcggtgcccaataagtatcaagactaactttggtggagtagtgacgaggaacagtcaagacacccacttgtctaataaactaaacaagtacaagtatatgagcagcaagagtatgatgtctacataaagactatgcaatatggctcacctCACAGTAATGGCAATACAGAAGGAAATAACAAGTGTCagcgaaatatcatgaaaatgacacagaaaaatgaatggaacacaacctaaatccggaatcacaaatacaacaatgacaagtaataattcagcaactacaactgcttttacatcaagttttagtcaacaactccacgaggtaccgaacctcggacaattcacaactcatgggtctcaatacctgaaccctaacacttggaaTCCTGTGCTCTCATAACAcatcataaccgcactgacgactcacgtgtcaatagagccattctcacatagaaggcaagtaaacaaggttgagcatctatgctcaacaatatcaagaacacgtcttatccgataagagtgcttaactacgtgtatgcttgtgcaagtgtcctaccatagtccatatcaacaaataagcataaggaaaaagaacggacaacacgtagaatattttctcacagctttcacaagataaagctcacacaggtacatataccacttcacaaatatcaacaacaagaatgccccaggccacaaatcatcacaaatcaattcctgacacatcccaccttttctcgccacgtgtgcaatagtaacataaatgccc containing:
- the LOC138905220 gene encoding uncharacterized protein — encoded protein: MSVLEYAVRFCDLARHAPALVATVRERVRRFIEGLRCDIWFSMARELESDVPFQQVVGIARRCEGIWDQEREHRRGHEREGRRGQEREDRKSRRPHRPKRYTGPYFGGRVQHGRGFVGHPVQFAVQASHGVPSIHGSQITRTAQFPQPHQQRGCFKCGDTSHRVRDCPRLLTNVSQRGIRASRGRPRGGDLAR